tattattaaaataatattatctTAAAAGCCAAAACGCGTCTTGgttgagttttgaaatttgaactgaaatttccaaacactAGTAAGAATAAcattattaattaaatttattaattaaacattctgtatttgagaaaaaaaaaattttaaaaatcgattttgatttGTGAACTTGAATACTTTCTTCCTAAATTGAATCATccaaagttccatagagaataCAACAATTTCCACCAATTTAGTACCGGTGCTTCCATCTGTTGACAGCCTGCTGAACCACTGCGAAGCCCAAGAAACGAAAAGGACACCTAAAACCCAAAACCCACCAAAGTTTGCCACAGCTCGATAAATGTTTTCGGGGCTCCGGTAAAAATCTGTTGGCATGGGTGCAGCGAGGAAAGgcagaaaaaatctttttcccaAAACAACTCGCCGACGACCAAGACGGACGTCCCAAAAGGAAAGAAAACGAGCAGGGGCAATAAAAACATAAGCGATATTTTTTCAGAGCCATTAATACGGCTCATTCAAGAAAACCGACCGACCGACCATCTCTGAAGTTCTCCTCTACGTCTTTCGTTCGATTTCGGCATTGGTGTTGTGGAAGTTGGGATCGCTCAGCGAAGCTGAGGGCTAAAACAGGAGAGGCCGATCGAGGAAAAAAGCACTGCCGGCCGAGGACGATCGTCCTCGATCGGGTTTGGGAAGGGAGCGACGAAGAAGAGGTCCAAAGAGAAGCAAAGAACCACCGAAAAGATTTTTCTGACCGATTGACGGACGGACGAACGAAGCAGAAAATGAACAAATGGATAAAACAAGAAGACGACGAGGTGTATTGGTGTGCCTTCTAATGCGTCAAAGAAAACCCGGAAAGTGACCAACAATAACATCAGCAGATCAGTTGTTGAGGTACCAAAAATGGTACCTgaacttaaataaaatatttcgaatttttagTTGGAAGTACTTCGAAACTCTAAAATACTTAAAGAACGGATTTTAATAGTACACTTCGATTAAAGGAGTCGATGTTAGCAGGTAGTTAGTGATCAGGAAGTTAGCGGAGTTCGATTGATCGAAATCCTTCCGAAGAAGGTTTCCTGTTTTGCCAGCATAGAGCACACGACTCTTATCCCCACTCCAGAGCGCTGATTCCACAGGACTTCATTGGCATTCCTTTGGTCACATTCGTCCATATCCTTCCAGATGCCTCTCTCGCTCTCACGCTTCCTAACCGTTCAATCCGGTAGCAGTCCTTCCTGCTTGCACCCGTGCAAGCAAATATACACGCGCGCACCACCCGATCATCGGGTAAAAACCCGAACGCTCTTCGGCCCGGCACCCGAGCGAGCGAACGGAGCAAGTGTAAAGAGACAAACACGTCAACCGAAAGCCGATTGGAACCGAGCTAGTCCGCCGTACATCAGTAAACCGGTCAGAATCGTTTCAACACTCGTCGGAGTAACACACGCCTAAAGACAAACGTGGAAAGTGGAACTTTGAAAAGCTAAGTTTCAGTTTCTGTCGGTTAcgggtttttgaaaagttcaaagTGTCTTCTCTCTGTCTCGGTTCGAGTGACGGATGCAATGCGCGAAATCCGTGCGTAACATCAATTGATACCGAAGGAGATTAAGCAGCAAGCCGCGTGTGGAACACAGCGGATAAAATCAACAGTTGTGAAACAGTGACAGAGTTGGAAGTGTGAGAAGATCATTCAGTGATTACCATACAAGGTATGCtgaaagttgggaaaatcttataaACAACAGCAGGAGTTAAGTgaaacttgaagaaaaaaaaatcaatcaaagtgAACATTGTGTGGGAATTCAAATTGTGAATTGTTtgcaaaaagaaaaatcaatcaagTAACCCgcctgaaaaaaaagaaagaggtACAAGTGTGTGCCCGGAAAAGTTTGCAATTGTGGATACTCTAAAGAATTATTACAACAACTCGAGCAGAATGGTGACCGGAATTGGAACGGTAGCGGCGCAACAGGTTGCAGCTGCAGCAGCGATGGTTGCTGGAACATCGGCATCGCAGCATCAGCAACAACAGCCGAGCAATGAGCAGCCGATCGTTAAGAGACCCAGCGATAATCGAAGAGTAAGTATCTTTTTCGGTTGATCGGAGTTTGTGATAaattggaagcaacttaaaggaATTCTACGTTTCGAACAGTTAAATCATATTAATCCTCAGCTAAGGTTCAGGTTAGATCTTTAAAAACTTTCCTGATTGGAAATAATctttggttttgaacaaaaataacacaaattcccaaaaaattttttatcagattttaatttttttttcaaaaataattcgtgGTGGTTTGATTCTTGTTTGAGATATTtcactgatgtttttttttctgaatctgaattaaaataaagtAGCTTAAACGGGATCAAACTCGGACCACCTCAGCGAATTTGGATTTGGATGTTAGCTCCCGATTTGCTTTCCGTCACGCTGCGATGAGTGTGTTCATAAATTAACAAGTCCAATCCGAGTGGCTCCCACTGAGTGCTCCGCACGAGCGCTGTGAATCACATATTTTTAGATCTATCACTTGGTCGCTGCTGGCGTAGCGGATTTGAACTGATTTAAAGCTGATTTATTTATGATTGAAGTGAGACtaagtgagatttttttctttcctcttTGCAGAGTAACAAACCGATCATGGAGAAACGTCGCCGAGCCCGCATCAACAACTGCCTGAACGAGCTCAAAACACTGATTCTGGATGCGATGAAGAAAGACGTAAGTGTCCTACCCGGATCAGGGATATAATCAAAAGTTCCACCCACATTTTCCGATAGATTTCTAACTTCCCCctattttttctggttctctttCTACAGCCTGCCCGTCATTCTAAGTTGGAGAAGGCAGACATTCTTGAGATGACCGTCAAACACTTGGAAAACCTCCAGCGTCAGCAGAACGTTATGTCCCAGGCAACGGATCCGAACGTGATGAACAAGTTCAAGGCCGGCTTCAGTGAGTGCGTTCAGGAAGTGAGCAGGTTTCCGGAAATTGAACCGATGACTCGGCGCCGGCTTCTCGCTCACCTGAGCAACTGTATCAACGGAGTCAAGACCGAGATCCCGAAACCTCGCCAATCGTCCGTGCAAGTGCACATCCTTCCATCGCCTCCAAGCTCCCCGGAACAGGATCACCTCCCTCAGACACATCCCGCCCAAATTAATGCCGTCCAAACTGGCAATGGAGTCTTCTTCACCAACAACATTGGATCCAGCGTCCAGCTTATCCCAACCAAACTCCCGAACGGCAGTCTAGCCTTCGTCCTGCCTCAAGCCATCCCAGCAGCCACAGCTCCAGTTCCTATGCTGGTGCCGATCCCAAGTCGCACCGCCTCCACTGGATCAGCAGCCTCAAGCCACTCGTCCTCGTCCTCGTACGATCGAGTCCCTCGGGAACACGCCACCTCCCCATTCCACGCACCTCCAAGTCCCGCCAACTCCAACTACGAACCCATGGACTGCAAACCCTCTCTATACCCCGAATCATCCCAccaccaacaacagcaacaacagtaCCTCCAataccagcagcagcaacagcaaatgCGATCCTACAGCCCCGATAGCCCCCTGTCGCTGGTCATGAAGAAACCCTACCAAGATCAGCAGGCTATGCTGCAGGACGACGACAAACCGTGGCGACCATGGTAAACCCTAGACCCCAAGGTCAcccaaaagaaaacaaaaaagctTCAGTACCTCAGCAGTCAGGTCCCTGCAAGGCAGCCAGCCGGAAGTACAAATCGCTTCGCGTGTGATCATTCCCCAGCCACATTGCTCATCAACGCCGACGACAATGTAGCACAAATCTAAGCACACGAGCGGTCGTAAATCACGCCGCTCGGCTCGGCTCGTGTAATAGTTTGCGCAGCAACGAGCCGTAGTTGCAATGGGTCCCCGTCGTTGTTTATTCTATCGCGATAGAATTGTACACACAGTGTTGCTGAGCCGCGAAGAGACAAAACAAAGTGGGCAAACCGAGTTTGTTCGTTCCCATAGTTTTTCGTTCGTCGGCTAACGACGACGAAAACCGAAGTGTGCCGAAGGGTGATTCGAACCGCAGCCGAGCGAGGGGGTTgtacgacaacgacgacgatgcGGACGCGAAGAGTGCACGAGCCAGCAACCAAACTGAATGCGGTGACGTGAGCGAGGGCACTTGATCGCCTCTGCCAGTTCCTGTACTGCAACAAAGTGTATTTATGATTGAAGAGTGTGATTCGGATCGAAGCGCGGAAAATCCAACCACTGCGAAGAAGCGCACCCTGGCACGAGGCGGAATTTATTTTTacttgtagaaaaaagaaaagagtAAAGTGCCGGCCCTCCTGCCTTGTTGCTCCCGCACGGGTGTGTGTAAATTATCACCCGTGGCGTTGCACCGCGTCCCGGGGACACACGAGCAAACCGAAAGAGTGCGCGCGCGTGCATGTGATAAAAGAACGTTTTCCGCAATTTCGTAACGCCGCCATCGTCGtcaaaccttgaaaaaaaaaccgggtgAGAAATCAAAGCAGGCGACCACTAGTCatccaaaagaaaaataaaaatcaaaaataatttttgatagcaTGTGGCCTACTCGGACGGGCGAAACCAGATATAGAAATACGTTGAAGACACGCAcatctgaaaacaaaacaaactaattAATAGAAGCTCTAGGCCCCCCTTTAGAGAGAGCAGAGTGAAATCCAAAGCTGTGAATAATTGTAAGGTCAGTTCGTGATAGACacaagttgaaaaaatgtgCTTCCAAAAAACACGTGAATCAAGAAGCGAGACGTCTTCTACCTTTTTTATCGATCaacttctcaaattttttcccaagaaaaaaaatcaatcatgtgATTAGCTTTTAAATGCTCGGTCATTTAAAACAGCCTTAATCCATCGTTGCTTCAACCAACCTTTTGCTTTCGTTTGCTTTTCTCAAACTTTCGGCAATCCttttcatctgatttttttcttttttttttgtaaattttgtttcccTTCGTTCTTGATTCATTttagttttaataaattaaaaaaaaatcaacaatttgagTTTgcgacaaaaatcacaaaagtctTCCAACGATCCCAACTGTTTTAAAGTCTTAGTCTTCCactaaataaaaatctaaaacttgGAATCGTATaaaaaagttgttctcaaaCCTTGATGGTCGCACCGTGTCAAGTGAAATTTGAGTTGTTCTgaacaaacttaattttgagttttaaaaccTTTACGTTTAGTAACAGAAACAAGATAGATCATTGTAAATAGTGAGAGAATTTCGCTTCCTAAGATAAGagaataattttatcaattccctcCCCTCTTTTGACTAGGATAGGATAAGGGATTCACAAAGTAGGCATTATTATTTATAAAGTGCGTGACGTCAAGGCGTCAGAAGCGCAGGCAAACACTGTTTAGTGAGAGTTTTGAGTGAGAGAATATAAACAAAGATAGCAGCACCACATGCTACAGATTGTACAGATTTATTATACCTTTAAGTAGAGTCTAGCGCAGATAGAAAGATAGATAGAGGGAACTGTTTCCTCGATTGAGAAATACCTATATTGTATGTAGAATGGTTACAAAGAAACTATTTTATAGAGAAGAAAACTAAACTGGAGCTTGAGGCTCCAGCTATGatgaaaacagaaaattgaaaatataaaatatttttaaaaattatacgatCTGCTTGTTCAATGCACCAAAATCCGAAAATCCCTTTTATGAAACAAATCGTCGCAAAAAATTAATATGacaattcatattttttccatcctgttttttttataattactttTTATCGAGGCTTCACTAACAAAGTTTCTAAGAAGatcctaagaaaaaaaaattcttaaaagattAAATTTCCCTTAGATATGTTTCTTCCCACATGCTGGTGGTTGTTTTTGCTACAGCACACAATTTTACATACCATAGCAATAActttaaacttgattttataTTAGTTATTCCTTTCTTATACTTCTTGTTTCTTTACTTAGAACGACTTTTTCACGCAGCGAGAAAGTTTGACGTCCGCACTTGTCTACGCCTACTTGAACGCCTTCTTTAGTGCTTTtacattattagttatttatttgaaatcataaaCTCCTAAATTAGGTCTTATAAGTTTCCAGTCTTTATCCTGAAGctatattctacaaaattgaacactacacttttgacaattcaaAGACACTAATTTTGTAGAAACTGGACAAGATATATCTAAGATAAAGAATGTTTTTTATCGGTGTTTTCTGGCTAAGATTTTTCTGCGATCTTTAATGTGTTGAGATTAAGTATGTTGTTCATTTGTTGATTTCTTTTCAACTCTTGTTAACTCGattcaaatttggatttttcagtTCAGTTCCGGTTTTGAAGTATTTACAATATAAATAAGGTTTATCAACAAACCAAAATATTTCAAGCTGAATTTTCACCTGAAAATCACGTACAAGTTcttttatcatcaaaaataatcatgaaagtttagttttttattaaaaattttttaatttaaatctagattttttctaaaatcgcAAACTCcaaacttaattttgttttttttaaaataatgttaattgtttcaaactgactctgattgaatataaaatggaaaaatgactaaacaatcaaaatttagaaactgCGATCAGTTATAATTTAATACCTTAATAAAATtctcagattgatattttttgttgattgttaTAAATGTAAACTTTGAGcttaatctgaatctaaaaactAAACTTCAATTTCTGAATCTCGACATTTTTAACGtgaattgaaatttggaatttctcttaataatttaaattggcatttcagtcagaaggaagcaaatactaaaattaagaattttgccGACGTTTCGGCCTTAGGTTTTGGCCTTCCTCAAGGGAt
This sequence is a window from Uranotaenia lowii strain MFRU-FL chromosome 3, ASM2978415v1, whole genome shotgun sequence. Protein-coding genes within it:
- the LOC129756600 gene encoding protein hairy; the protein is MVTGIGTVAAQQVAAAAAMVAGTSASQHQQQQPSNEQPIVKRPSDNRRSNKPIMEKRRRARINNCLNELKTLILDAMKKDPARHSKLEKADILEMTVKHLENLQRQQNVMSQATDPNVMNKFKAGFSECVQEVSRFPEIEPMTRRRLLAHLSNCINGVKTEIPKPRQSSVQVHILPSPPSSPEQDHLPQTHPAQINAVQTGNGVFFTNNIGSSVQLIPTKLPNGSLAFVLPQAIPAATAPVPMLVPIPSRTASTGSAASSHSSSSSYDRVPREHATSPFHAPPSPANSNYEPMDCKPSLYPESSHHQQQQQQYLQYQQQQQQMRSYSPDSPLSLVMKKPYQDQQAMLQDDDKPWRPW